In Chitinophaga sp. HK235, a single window of DNA contains:
- a CDS encoding RluA family pseudouridine synthase has protein sequence MRLEEHILLETPDFVVVNKPSGMLTLPDRHDNELTSLIAIMKKAYGEIFTVHRLDRDTSGIILFARNEAAHKYFSQLFESRDVQKYYLGLVHGEPTPAKGSISEGIMEHPVQKGKMVTNRKGKASLTDYEVLETFGLYSLVKWQIHTGRTHQIRVHMKYLGHPIAVDELYGSPQPVLLSAIKKKFKLGKHTEEERPLLSRLALHAAMLVFKDPSGKEYTIEAPLPKDISAVLNQLRKHRN, from the coding sequence GTGCGATTAGAAGAGCATATTTTACTGGAAACACCTGATTTTGTAGTCGTTAACAAGCCATCCGGCATGCTGACACTGCCCGACAGGCACGACAACGAACTCACTTCCCTGATTGCCATCATGAAAAAGGCGTACGGGGAAATATTCACCGTACACCGTCTGGACCGCGACACCAGCGGTATTATCCTGTTTGCCCGGAATGAGGCCGCCCACAAATATTTCTCCCAGCTGTTTGAAAGCAGGGATGTACAGAAATATTACCTGGGACTGGTACATGGAGAGCCTACACCAGCAAAAGGCTCTATCAGCGAAGGCATCATGGAGCATCCGGTACAGAAAGGCAAAATGGTTACCAACCGTAAAGGGAAGGCTTCTTTGACTGATTATGAGGTGTTGGAGACATTTGGTCTCTACAGTCTGGTGAAATGGCAGATCCACACGGGCCGTACCCACCAGATCAGGGTACATATGAAATATCTGGGGCATCCTATTGCCGTAGATGAATTGTATGGCAGTCCGCAGCCGGTGTTATTGTCTGCCATCAAGAAAAAATTTAAGCTTGGCAAACATACAGAAGAGGAACGTCCACTACTGAGCAGACTGGCTTTACATGCCGCCATGCTGGTGTTTAAAGATCCATCCGGTAAGGAATATACGATAGAAGCTCCACTCCCGAAAGATATCAGTGCGGTGCTGAACCAACTGAGAAAACACCGGAATTAA
- a CDS encoding peroxiredoxin: MSLRLGDTAPNFKAKTTIGEIDFYDYLGDSWGVLFSHPADFTPVCTTELGKTALLNGEFAKRNVKVLALSVDPLDKHISWIGDINETQHCDVTFPIIADEDKTVANLYGMIHPNASETFTVRSLFVIGPDKKVKLTITYPASTGRNFNEVLRVIDSLQLTANYSVATPADWKDGEDVIVTAAVPTAEIPERFPKGHKIIKPYLRTTPQPNK; encoded by the coding sequence ATGAGTTTAAGACTGGGCGATACTGCTCCCAATTTCAAAGCTAAGACCACAATAGGGGAAATTGATTTTTACGACTACCTCGGAGACAGCTGGGGCGTATTATTTTCCCACCCTGCAGACTTTACACCGGTTTGTACGACAGAACTGGGTAAAACAGCGCTTTTAAATGGCGAGTTTGCCAAAAGGAACGTTAAAGTGCTGGCACTCAGCGTAGATCCTCTGGATAAACATATTAGCTGGATAGGAGATATTAACGAAACGCAACATTGTGACGTAACTTTTCCTATTATTGCAGATGAAGACAAGACAGTGGCCAACCTCTACGGTATGATCCACCCGAACGCTTCAGAAACCTTTACTGTAAGGTCCCTTTTTGTTATCGGTCCTGACAAAAAAGTAAAACTGACAATTACCTATCCGGCCTCTACCGGAAGGAACTTTAACGAGGTTTTACGCGTTATCGACTCCCTGCAGCTGACTGCTAACTACAGCGTAGCAACACCGGCAGACTGGAAAGACGGAGAAGATGTGATTGTTACGGCGGCAGTGCCCACCGCAGAAATTCCGGAGCGTTTTCCGAAAGGCCATAAAATCATTAAGCCTTATCTGAGAACAACACCACAGCCTAACAAATAA
- a CDS encoding YafY family protein, producing the protein MPKNKDAVSRYRWIDERLRNKRLPKPTLDNLIEYVSEKMDAAISTRTIQKDIQDMRQDPELNYMAPIVYDRSSRTYRYDDESFSISNIPIEEADLQGLEIAIGILEQFRSLPVVQQFEDAILKIAASLKMNREALQHKGLIKFARASQYKGAEHIPEIVDAIKNLEVIRIAYQSFDRNEPKEHWVEPYHLREYQHRFYLIGKSQQTRGGAVITFALDRVVALWPTMNHFDEKNFDDASYFKHAIGITVHDGEPENVVLSFSPKQGKYIKSQPIHASQQVLADNSKECRISLNVVINPELTMTLLSYGAQVKVLQPQHLADKVAEEAKEMMKLYK; encoded by the coding sequence GTGCCAAAAAACAAGGACGCAGTTTCGCGCTATCGCTGGATAGATGAGCGTTTACGCAATAAAAGGCTGCCAAAACCCACTCTCGATAACCTGATTGAGTACGTATCTGAAAAAATGGATGCTGCCATCTCCACCCGCACCATTCAGAAAGATATACAGGATATGCGCCAGGACCCTGAACTCAACTACATGGCGCCCATCGTATACGACCGTAGCAGCCGCACTTATCGTTATGACGATGAATCCTTCTCTATCAGTAACATTCCCATTGAAGAAGCAGACCTCCAGGGCCTGGAAATCGCTATCGGCATACTCGAACAATTTCGCAGCCTGCCCGTAGTACAGCAGTTTGAAGACGCTATCCTCAAAATAGCCGCCAGCCTGAAAATGAACCGGGAAGCCCTTCAACATAAAGGCCTGATCAAATTTGCACGTGCCTCCCAGTACAAAGGCGCCGAACATATCCCCGAAATAGTAGACGCCATCAAAAACCTGGAGGTGATCCGCATCGCCTACCAGAGCTTTGACCGCAACGAGCCCAAGGAACATTGGGTAGAACCCTACCACCTCCGGGAATACCAACACCGCTTTTACCTGATCGGCAAAAGCCAGCAGACCCGCGGCGGCGCTGTCATCACCTTCGCACTCGACAGAGTGGTGGCGCTATGGCCTACCATGAACCATTTTGATGAAAAAAACTTCGATGACGCCAGCTATTTCAAACATGCCATCGGCATCACCGTACATGATGGAGAACCGGAAAATGTAGTGCTGTCCTTCTCCCCCAAACAGGGAAAATATATCAAATCACAACCCATACATGCCTCCCAGCAAGTGCTGGCAGACAACAGCAAGGAATGCCGCATCTCCCTCAATGTGGTTATTAATCCCGAACTCACCATGACACTGCTCAGCTATGGTGCCCAGGTAAAAGTGCTGCAGCCGCAACACCTGGCCGATAAAGTGGCTGAAGAAGCCAAAGAAATGATGAAGCTGTACAAATAA